The following proteins are encoded in a genomic region of Desulfosporosinus youngiae DSM 17734:
- the dtd gene encoding D-aminoacyl-tRNA deacylase, translating to MRSVVQRVKRASVTVNNETAGTIAAGLLVLLAVGQEDGADDIDWMVDKLVGLRIFEDQEAKMNRSVLDVGGEMLVVSQFTLYGDCRKGKRPSFSTAAPPEQAKALFDQSVEKIRSYGIKVETGVFQAEMEVELVNDGPVTILLDSKKKF from the coding sequence ATGCGTAGTGTGGTTCAGCGCGTTAAACGCGCCTCGGTGACCGTGAACAATGAAACGGCAGGAACTATTGCAGCCGGACTTTTAGTTCTGCTGGCTGTCGGACAAGAGGATGGAGCAGACGATATAGACTGGATGGTCGATAAGCTTGTGGGCTTACGGATTTTTGAAGATCAAGAGGCAAAAATGAATCGTTCAGTCCTGGATGTCGGGGGAGAAATGCTCGTGGTTTCTCAATTTACCCTCTATGGGGATTGCCGTAAAGGCAAGCGCCCCAGCTTTTCTACAGCAGCACCGCCAGAACAGGCTAAGGCCCTATTCGATCAAAGCGTGGAAAAAATCCGGAGTTATGGAATAAAGGTTGAGACGGGAGTCTTTCAAGCAGAGATGGAGGTTGAGCTGGTCAATGATGGGCCGGTGACGATACTTTTGGACAGTAAAAAGAAGTTTTAA
- a CDS encoding MBL fold metallo-hydrolase, which translates to MIEGRAVGALAANCYLFSCPETKKAMVVDPGGDGKKIYRWILEQGLKVEYILLTHGHMDHIGAVDELKGLLGDVLVGIHSADAGMLTDGRKNLSSYFGQGLAFQKADLLLSDGQELMVGKERVKVIATPGHSPGSVCFLCSDGLISGDTLFAGSIGRTDFPGGSMNQLLDGVRKKLLILPDDTRVFPGHGEETSIREEKQFNPFLS; encoded by the coding sequence ATGATCGAAGGACGAGCTGTGGGTGCCTTGGCAGCAAATTGTTATCTGTTCTCATGTCCGGAAACGAAGAAAGCAATGGTCGTCGATCCCGGAGGTGACGGAAAAAAAATTTATCGCTGGATTCTGGAGCAGGGCTTAAAGGTGGAGTATATTTTACTTACCCACGGGCACATGGATCACATCGGTGCTGTGGATGAACTTAAAGGACTTCTGGGAGATGTCCTGGTAGGGATTCACTCGGCTGATGCAGGAATGCTTACCGATGGACGAAAGAATCTCTCCAGTTACTTCGGACAGGGACTGGCATTTCAAAAGGCGGATCTTCTGCTTAGCGACGGGCAAGAGCTTATGGTTGGCAAAGAACGAGTTAAAGTTATAGCAACTCCGGGCCACTCCCCGGGCAGTGTGTGTTTTTTGTGTTCTGACGGTTTAATCAGCGGGGACACACTTTTTGCCGGATCAATCGGCAGAACTGATTTCCCGGGCGGATCAATGAATCAACTTTTGGATGGCGTCAGGAAAAAGCTCTTAATTCTGCCTGATGATACCCGGGTTTTCCCCGGCCATGGTGAAGAGACCAGTATCCGGGAAGAAAAACAGTTTAATCCGTTCCTGTCCTAG